Proteins from one Pongo abelii isolate AG06213 chromosome 19, NHGRI_mPonAbe1-v2.0_pri, whole genome shotgun sequence genomic window:
- the LOC129051468 gene encoding LOW QUALITY PROTEIN: T-complex protein 1 subunit zeta-2-like (The sequence of the model RefSeq protein was modified relative to this genomic sequence to represent the inferred CDS: deleted 2 bases in 1 codon) has product MCLRLMIFLSWLKMMEVSWGMGRPSNWERTLKSISGSSTKEKNQWVKGTRVKTKRSLPTTRDSLTYKWADLPKTRSTWMARWKPPLYSTSASKASSSGQAAGSASPSGPSGSPVAEGTTGRTSRMVSMKGTVSPRNTSRRLSPSSRRPAVLDGGVEEVASLPRRRGGGLGGGGGGRAALRGRPAGLLIPAAAVKGIDPFSLNTLAKHGIVALRRAKRRNMERLSLACGGMAVNSFEDLTVDCLGHAGLVYEYTLGEEKFTFIIEECVNPRSVTLLVKGPNKHTLTQVKDAMRDGLRAIKNAVEDGCMVPGAGAIEVAMAEALVSYKNSIKGRAHLGVQAFADALLITPKVLAQNAGYDPQETLVKVQAEHVESKQLVGIDLNTGEPMVAADAGVWDNYCVKKQLLHSCTVIATNILLVDEIMRAGMSSQGMIEFKINPSRR; this is encoded by the exons ATGTGCTTGCGCTTGATGATCTTCTTGAGCTGGTTGAAGATGATGGAGGTGAGCTGGGGCATGGGCCGCCCTTCAAACTGGGAGCGCACTTTGAAGTCCATCAGCGGGTCCTCCACGAAGGAGAAGAACCAGTGGGTGAAGGGCACGCGCGTGAAGACCAAGCGCAGCCTCCCCACCACGCGGGACAGCTTGACATATAAGTGGGCGGACTTGCCTAAGACCAGGTCCACGTGGATGGCCAGGTGGAAGCCCCCGTTGTACTCCACCTCGGCCTCGAAGGCCAGCTCCTCGGGGCAGGCGGCGGGCAGCGCCTCCCCTTCGGGGCCGTCGGGCTCCCCGGTGGCCGAGGGCACGACGGGCCGGACGAGCCGGATGGTCTCGATGAAGGGCACCGTCTCGCCCAGGAACACGTCCCGCAGGCTCAGCCCCTCCAGCAGGCGCCCGGCCGTCTTG GATGGTGGCGTTGAGGAAGTAGCAAGTCTCCCACGTCGGCGGGGCGGGGGTCTCGGGGGCGGCGGTGGGGGTCGCGCCGCCCTCAGAGGCCGCCCCGCAGGGCTCCTCATCCCGGCCGCCGCCGTAAAG GGAATTGATCCATTTTCCTTAAATACTCTTGCAAAACATGGAATAGTAGCTCTTCGcagagcaaaaagaagaaatatggaaAG ACTCTCTCTTGCTTGTGGTGGAATGGCTGTGAATTCTTTTGAAGATCTCACTGTAGATTGCTTGGGACATGCTGGTCTTGTGTATGAGTATACATTA GGTGAAGAAAAGTTCACTTTTATTATCGAGGAGTGTGTTAACCCTCGCTCTGTTACCTTGTTGGTTAAAGGACCAAATAAGCATACTCTCACACAAGTCAAGGATGCCATGAGAGATGGACTTCGTGCTATCAAAAATGCCGTTGAAGATG GTTGTATGGTTCCTGGAGCTGGTGCAATTGAAGTGGCAATGGCTGAAGCTCTTGTTTCATATAAGAACAGTATAAAAGGAAGAGCTCATCTTGGAGTCCAAGCTTTTGCTGATGCCTTACTCATTACTCCCAAG GTTCTTGCTCAGAATGCTGGTTATGACCCACAGGAAACACTAGTAAAAGTTCAGGCTGAGCATGTCGAGTCAAAACAACTTGTGGGCATAGATTTGAATACAG gTGAGCCAATGGTAGCAGCAGATGCAGGAGTTTGGGATAATTATTGTGTAAAAAAACAACTTCTTCACTCTTG CACAGTGATTGCCACCAACATTCTCCTGGTTGATGAAATTATGCGAGCTGGGATGTCT TCTCAAGGGATGATTGAATTCAAAATCAACCCTTCTAGAAGATGA